The following proteins are co-located in the Paenibacillus sp. FSL H8-0079 genome:
- a CDS encoding choline esterase, with protein MKTYDVFPEPIGGYSVGRTQMDFEYTASDHSKRELTAFVYYPSDSSEGKTTSTYMFPEVYEMFNEQPLVTALKDVFSIDIKTQCYDDLALSGKEKRYPVLFYVCGGGGSPEWGTVLCTDLASMGYVVVSIGHQNSTMYKRKDGRLFNVSKDFSDVITAFGEDPEMLALAGKMEMRPDDETAFEMCRNVLVLPILSKLTEYSELQAEDVRYVADYLYKLDSGELHSIFKGRLLLDIGMGIVGHSYGGPTTAIVCRDDDRFACGIGLDSGAFGLLDSDLKKPFLFLFCEPNYNIGANNSMETYYFSVDRVAHLDYCDIVFTSINEELRGERDAMEMRNLVTDYAKNFFDHYILQKATSVESLAYDGVELIKKTSNK; from the coding sequence ATGAAAACCTATGACGTATTTCCAGAACCAATTGGCGGCTATTCTGTCGGTCGAACCCAGATGGATTTTGAGTACACGGCATCAGATCACTCGAAAAGAGAACTGACCGCTTTTGTGTACTATCCATCTGACAGTAGCGAAGGTAAGACTACATCAACGTACATGTTTCCTGAAGTCTACGAGATGTTTAATGAGCAGCCACTTGTCACTGCGTTGAAGGATGTTTTCTCTATAGATATCAAGACCCAGTGTTACGACGACCTTGCTCTCTCCGGGAAGGAAAAGCGCTATCCAGTGTTATTCTATGTGTGCGGTGGGGGCGGTTCTCCAGAATGGGGTACAGTGCTCTGTACAGACTTGGCAAGCATGGGGTATGTTGTGGTAAGCATCGGCCATCAGAATAGCACGATGTATAAACGTAAAGATGGGCGCCTGTTTAATGTATCCAAGGATTTTTCGGATGTCATTACAGCCTTTGGTGAAGATCCGGAGATGCTGGCGTTGGCTGGTAAGATGGAGATGCGGCCTGACGATGAAACTGCCTTTGAAATGTGCCGTAACGTGCTTGTACTGCCGATACTTTCCAAGTTAACAGAGTATAGTGAATTACAGGCAGAAGATGTAAGGTATGTAGCCGATTATCTTTACAAACTGGACTCTGGAGAGCTGCATTCCATCTTTAAGGGCAGATTGTTGCTTGACATCGGCATGGGTATAGTCGGTCATTCTTATGGAGGGCCTACGACGGCGATTGTTTGCCGGGATGACGACCGGTTCGCCTGCGGGATTGGCTTGGATAGCGGTGCGTTTGGCCTTCTTGACAGCGATCTTAAGAAACCCTTCTTGTTCCTGTTTTGTGAACCTAACTATAATATTGGCGCTAACAATAGCATGGAAACCTATTATTTCTCAGTTGATCGTGTTGCACATTTAGATTACTGTGACATTGTGTTTACCAGTATTAATGAGGAACTCAGAGGCGAACGGGATGCTATGGAGATGCGAAATCTTGTTACAGACTATGCGAAGAACTTTTTTGATCATTACATACTGCAGAAGGCAACAAGTGTGGAAAGCCTGGCATACGATGGTGTGGAATTGATCAAGAAGACCAGCAACAAGTGA
- a CDS encoding AraC family transcriptional regulator: MKVDVNQLAAHFAHIPFQVEGIYRYARNPGVPHADYTDSFPGFVFPLTGKIQFQFDGTPYIFSPGKVVHGGAKMKLDQTVFNKNDWEYILVLYRICSSDLDESSFSHQHFELSTGQSPRLIELITRLWHVYNQRGGMSMFQTEMLFRDVLNEALICVDHRQNSNESDALFERISTHIHENYDHSLTVASLAEQYNVNRNRISYVFRRHAGMGPADYILKYRINMAQQMLSASDASVQHIAETVGIADPFYFSRVFKKQNGISPTEYRQKFINNPS; the protein is encoded by the coding sequence GTGAAAGTAGATGTGAATCAGTTAGCAGCGCATTTTGCACACATTCCTTTTCAAGTCGAAGGAATATATCGATATGCTAGAAATCCAGGCGTGCCCCACGCTGACTATACCGATTCTTTTCCTGGTTTTGTATTTCCACTTACAGGAAAAATACAATTTCAATTTGATGGTACGCCCTATATCTTTTCACCAGGAAAAGTTGTACACGGAGGGGCAAAAATGAAACTAGACCAAACTGTGTTTAATAAAAATGACTGGGAATACATCCTTGTTTTATACCGAATATGTAGTTCGGATCTCGATGAATCAAGCTTTTCCCATCAGCACTTTGAATTATCAACGGGTCAATCCCCTCGTCTGATCGAACTAATTACGCGTCTCTGGCATGTGTATAATCAGCGCGGAGGTATGTCGATGTTTCAGACCGAGATGCTATTCCGTGACGTACTGAATGAGGCCTTAATATGTGTAGATCATAGGCAAAATAGTAACGAATCAGATGCTTTATTCGAACGGATCTCTACTCATATTCATGAAAACTACGATCATAGCCTCACAGTAGCATCGCTGGCAGAACAATATAATGTGAATCGCAATCGAATTTCTTATGTATTTAGAAGACATGCCGGCATGGGGCCAGCAGATTATATATTGAAATATCGTATAAACATGGCGCAACAAATGTTGTCTGCAAGTGACGCGTCTGTACAACACATTGCCGAAACCGTTGGCATTGCTGACCCCTTTTATTTTAGTAGAGTGTTCAAGAAACAAAATGGTATTTCTCCTACGGAGTATCGCCAGAAGTTCATCAATAATCCATCCTGA
- a CDS encoding aldo/keto reductase produces the protein MKKVILNNGVEMPILGFGVFQIADANECEQSVIDAISAGYRLIDTAASYLNEEAVGRAIKRSGVVREELFVTTKLWVQDTGYERTKQAFEKSLERLQLDYLDLYLIHQPFGDVHGSWRAMEELYREGKVRAIGVSNFQPDRLIDLILQNEVTPAVNQVETHPFNQQILTGQFMKENNVQIESWAPFAEGKNDLFQNEVLVSIGEKYNKSVAQVVLRWLTQREVVVIPKSVRKERIIENFNIFDFELSQADIESITALDTKQSLFFSHNDPEMVKWISTRKLDI, from the coding sequence ATGAAAAAAGTAATTTTAAATAATGGTGTTGAGATGCCGATTCTCGGCTTTGGTGTGTTTCAGATTGCAGATGCAAACGAATGTGAACAAAGTGTTATAGATGCCATATCTGCTGGGTATCGTCTCATTGATACAGCTGCCTCTTATCTAAACGAGGAAGCTGTGGGCAGAGCGATTAAACGCAGCGGCGTGGTCAGAGAAGAATTATTTGTCACGACAAAACTTTGGGTTCAGGATACAGGTTATGAACGTACCAAACAAGCATTTGAAAAATCTTTGGAACGATTGCAATTGGACTATTTGGATTTATATTTAATTCATCAGCCTTTTGGAGACGTACATGGCTCTTGGCGCGCAATGGAGGAGTTGTATCGTGAAGGAAAAGTACGTGCAATCGGAGTGAGTAACTTCCAGCCAGATCGACTGATCGATTTGATTCTGCAAAACGAAGTAACTCCTGCTGTAAACCAGGTCGAAACACATCCTTTCAATCAGCAGATCTTAACTGGACAATTCATGAAAGAAAATAATGTTCAGATCGAGTCTTGGGCACCTTTTGCTGAAGGGAAAAACGACTTGTTCCAAAATGAGGTATTGGTATCTATAGGTGAAAAGTACAATAAATCGGTTGCTCAAGTGGTTTTGCGCTGGTTGACCCAACGAGAAGTCGTTGTCATTCCAAAATCAGTTCGTAAAGAAAGAATTATTGAAAACTTCAATATTTTTGATTTTGAATTAAGCCAAGCAGATATCGAGTCGATTACTGCGTTAGATACCAAACAGAGCCTGTTCTTCTCCCATAACGATCCTGAAATGGTGAAATGGATTAGTACTCGCAAACTGGATATCTAA
- a CDS encoding cupin domain-containing protein, producing MHYQAIQLNEEFSKLNDLWSPKLIGEMNDYQFKIVKIAGDFEWHVHEETDKLFFVLEGEMLIDFRDGQVKIAKGEMYIVPKGVEIKPSAEKECHIMLMEPGSEVNTGGTKAE from the coding sequence ATGCACTATCAAGCTATTCAATTAAATGAGGAATTTTCGAAATTGAACGATCTTTGGTCTCCGAAACTCATTGGTGAAATGAATGACTATCAATTTAAGATCGTTAAGATTGCTGGAGATTTTGAGTGGCACGTTCATGAAGAAACCGATAAGTTGTTTTTCGTGCTCGAAGGGGAAATGCTTATTGATTTTCGTGATGGGCAAGTGAAGATTGCTAAAGGTGAGATGTATATTGTTCCAAAGGGAGTCGAGATCAAGCCTTCCGCCGAAAAGGAATGTCATATCATGTTGATGGAGCCTGGAAGCGAAGTAAACACTGGCGGGACTAAGGCCGAATAA
- a CDS encoding ankyrin repeat domain-containing protein codes for MNKSLLIIILISSMFIVQGCMPEVKNDSNVEEQTLTSPDEQLFKAVEDGDTEGIKKWIQAGANTNAQDQSGRTATMIATYNNDLTSANVLIEAGADVNIQDDMKNNPFLYAGSEGYVDILKLTIEAGADPAITNRYGGTALIPASEHGYVDVIRELLTQTSVNVDHVNQLGWTALLEAIILNDGNAQQQDTIQLLIDHGADVNIADRDGVSPLSHAKNKGFKEIEDILVRAGAK; via the coding sequence ATGAATAAGTCGCTGTTGATCATTATCCTAATAAGTAGCATGTTCATCGTCCAAGGCTGCATGCCTGAAGTGAAAAACGACTCAAATGTGGAGGAGCAGACCCTGACTTCACCAGATGAACAGCTGTTCAAGGCAGTAGAGGATGGAGATACGGAAGGCATCAAAAAATGGATTCAAGCGGGCGCCAATACCAATGCTCAAGATCAGAGTGGACGAACAGCTACAATGATTGCAACCTACAATAATGATCTAACATCGGCTAACGTATTGATTGAAGCAGGTGCAGATGTGAATATACAGGACGATATGAAGAATAACCCGTTTCTGTACGCTGGCTCTGAAGGATACGTGGATATTTTAAAGCTGACGATTGAGGCGGGAGCGGACCCAGCGATAACGAATCGATATGGAGGGACAGCACTTATTCCAGCTTCAGAGCATGGATATGTGGATGTAATACGAGAACTCCTGACCCAAACTTCAGTGAATGTGGACCATGTGAATCAATTGGGATGGACAGCACTGCTGGAAGCGATCATTCTTAACGATGGCAATGCTCAGCAGCAGGATACGATACAATTACTCATTGACCACGGAGCAGACGTGAACATAGCGGATCGTGATGGGGTATCACCGCTCAGTCATGCGAAGAATAAAGGCTTTAAGGAAATTGAAGATATTTTGGTACGGGCTGGTGCGAAATAG